In one window of Photorhabdus laumondii subsp. laumondii DNA:
- a CDS encoding SymE family type I addiction module toxin → MANRDCNADLAISKARRSYKVGYARTRHEDRSTGMTRYYSQHPSLHLKGNWLEEAGFATGQPVQVSVEHGQLIIRLVEYN, encoded by the coding sequence ATGGCTAACCGCGATTGTAATGCAGATTTAGCGATTTCAAAAGCCCGGCGCAGCTATAAGGTGGGGTATGCCCGCACCCGCCACGAAGACCGCAGCACCGGTATGACCCGCTATTACAGCCAGCACCCCAGTTTGCATCTTAAAGGCAACTGGCTGGAAGAAGCGGGCTTTGCCACCGGACAGCCAGTACAGGTCAGTGTTGAGCACGGGCAGTTGATTATCCGGCTCGTTGAGTACAACTGA
- a CDS encoding SMI1/KNR4 family protein codes for MNTKLNDVIEEIERLSDGQRNDVDLPDDELISQYEKEIGFEFSNDYKEVLKKISNIFYGTIDLLSVTRDKKYYGELSQALSDAREQGLPENLLPICEDNGSYYCIDYDGKIKYWTLDGYNEESWPDLASWIKQVWIEGN; via the coding sequence ATGAATACTAAACTTAATGATGTTATTGAAGAAATCGAACGCTTATCAGATGGTCAAAGAAATGATGTTGATTTGCCAGATGATGAATTAATTTCTCAGTATGAAAAAGAAATTGGTTTCGAATTTTCAAATGATTATAAAGAGGTTTTGAAAAAAATAAGTAATATATTCTACGGAACTATAGATTTGTTATCTGTTACCCGTGATAAAAAATATTATGGAGAACTGTCACAAGCGTTAAGCGATGCAAGAGAGCAAGGGCTACCTGAAAATTTGCTCCCGATCTGTGAAGATAATGGCAGTTATTATTGTATTGATTATGACGGAAAAATTAAGTACTGGACGCTTGATGGTTATAACGAGGAAAGTTGGCCTGATCTTGCTAGCTGGATAAAGCAAGTATGGATAGAAGGTAATTAG
- a CDS encoding helix-turn-helix domain-containing protein, whose translation MAASISSEEQVFMMTLGQRISALRKHAGLTQAQLAQALNVSQQAVQSWEAGRRRIQISVLPEIAKLLSVSLEELFGEESDTIPRKRGPASRLEQQIQIISQLPRAKQKLVSEMLDAVIAQAQQ comes from the coding sequence ATGGCCGCCTCCATCAGTAGTGAAGAACAGGTATTTATGATGACGTTAGGTCAGCGGATTTCTGCCCTGCGTAAACACGCCGGACTTACACAAGCGCAACTGGCTCAGGCACTGAACGTTTCTCAGCAAGCGGTTCAGTCATGGGAAGCGGGCAGAAGACGGATCCAGATCTCTGTTCTGCCTGAGATAGCAAAGTTACTTTCCGTCTCGCTCGAAGAACTGTTCGGCGAAGAGAGCGACACGATCCCCCGTAAACGGGGACCGGCTTCACGGCTTGAGCAACAGATACAGATTATCAGCCAGTTGCCCCGCGCTAAGCAGAAGCTGGTTTCAGAGATGCTGGATGCGGTAATTGCACAGGCACAACAGTAA